One stretch of Phaeodactylum tricornutum CCAP 1055/1 chromosome 9, whole genome shotgun sequence DNA includes these proteins:
- a CDS encoding predicted protein: RLACPKCMQLGMPPTYFCSQDCFKTNYSHHKQDVKLSLPDWANYYDFTGPLRPALLSPRRPVPPRIRKPDYADHVAGVSECEQRDRTSHNNIRVYTSDELDGDTGLRHACRMGREVLDIAGKALRPGVTTDEIDRVVHEAALERDCYPSPLNYYNFPKSVCTSVNEVICHGIPDYREVQDGDVVNLDITTYNAGGYHGDLNETYCVGNVDADGRRLVQTAFECLASAMALVKPGTLYRDLGTVIERHAKQNKCSVVRTYCGHGIGSLFHTIPNVPHYAKNKAKGTMKVGHVFTIEPMINLGISADRTWGDNWTAVTTDGKRSAQFEHTILVTETGFEILTARDDEPVMQWDAEKNNR, encoded by the exons CGACTCGCTTGTCCCAAATGTATGCAGCTCGGCATGCCGCCGACGTACTTTTGCAGCCAAGATTGCTTCAAAACGAATTACTCACACCACAAGCAG GATGTCAAACTCTCTCTACCGGATTGGGCCAATTACTACGACTTTACCGGTCCGTTACGCCCCGCCTTGCTCAGTCCCCGTCGTCCCGTGCCGCCACGCATTCGCAAGCCGGACTACGCCGATCACGTAGCGGGCGTGTCGGAATGCGAGCAGCGCGATCGTACCAGTCACAACAATATTCGCGTCTACACGTCGGACGAACTCGACGGAGATACCGGATTGCGACACGCGTGTCGTATGGGACGGGAGGTCTTGGATATAGCCGGCAAAGCCCTGCGCCCGGGGGTCACCACGGATGAAATCGACCGAGTCGTGCACGAGGCCGCCCTTGAGCGCGATTGCTACCCGTCACCCTTGAATTATTACAACTTTCCCAAGTCGGTTTGTACGAGCGTCAACGAAGTTATTTGTCACGGAATTCCCGACTATCGGGAGGTTCAAGATGGCG ACGTGGTCAATTTGGATATCACCACGTACAACGCTGGCGGATACCACGGTGATTTGAACGAGACCTATTGCGTGGGGAACGTGGACGCGGACGGTCGTCGTTTGGTGCAAACCGCCTTTGAGTGCCTGGCGAGCGCCATGGCACTCGTCAAGCCTGGAACGTTGTACCGGGACCTGGGTACGGTCATTGAGCGCCACGCCAAACAGAACAAATGCAGCGTCGTACGAACCTACTGCGGCCACGGGATTGGTTCCCTCTTCCATACCATTCCCAACGTTCCCCACTACGCAAAAAACAAAGCCAAGGGTACTATGAAAGTGGGTCACGTGTTTACGATCGAGCCCATGATTAACTTGGGAATCTCGGCCGATCGCACGTGGGGCGACAACTGGACCGCCGTAACGACGGATGGCAAACGCAGTGCCCAGTTCGAACACACGATTTTGGTCACCGAGACGGGATTCGAAATTTTGACGGCTCGGGACGATGAGCCGGTCATGCAATGGGATGCCGAGAAGAACAATCGTTGA